The Triticum aestivum cultivar Chinese Spring chromosome 4B, IWGSC CS RefSeq v2.1, whole genome shotgun sequence sequence CAATGATACGGCAGCTCTCCTGCGTATTCGAGAAAACATCTCCATGCAAATGGATGGATAGCAATATGGTCAACTATGTAAACAAAGAAGAAATACCCATCTGGAATTTTGTACAGATTTGATACCAGAAGGTGACGGATAGAAAGatcttttttatttctgttttatttacATTAAGAGTTTACAATAAGGATTTAGGGAAAATATAATGTTCTGATTATTCAACCTACTATTTTGTACAGCAAGCTTTCTGGGAAAATATGATAAATCTTACTTAGCTACACCTGCAAGCTACATATCAACTTGCAACCATGCAGTAAGATATGTTGATTAAATCAGAAGGTGCATAGCTGTAAACAAATGCATCTtacaaacaaaaaaactaaattgcAATAGTTGTACCATCAGCCTGTAGCGAGGTTCAAATATGTTCAGTGCCATCTTTTGGCATGGTAATACGACATCCATAACAAAGAGAGGCATCAAATCAATGCCTGCATATGTCATATTTTCATGTTCTGACCTCCTCTCAGCATATTCTTCAGGGAAATTTTTCTGAATTATGTTGCTCAATGTTACGCTGAGGCATTGAAACATGACTGACATCAGAGAAATCAAGGGAAAAATGAATGCCTAAAGGGAAACGAAACTTCGGTTCAAATGAATAAATCTAATTTTGTAAGACAACAAAAAGTACCTTATAGGATAAGTTCTTGGACCAATAAAAAGAACTGTCCGACACATGGGGCACTTATTGCCTATTGAAAGTAGCACATGATGTGAAGTTCAAACTAACAAAAGCAGCTAATCAAGTACATTAATATTTGCTGAGCTCACCGTGATCCATTGACTGATGTAAACAAGAGCGACAGAACGTGTGCCCACATGGTGTGGTAACTGGTTCAAACAATAGTTTAAAACACAATGTGCACTCAAAATCATCAGTCCTATCtagccttgggcatcttgctccgGCTGCAGCATTTGTATTTCTATCCAGATCACTGAGGCAGGTTTGCAGGATATGGCTATACATGTAGCAAACGAGTATTACAAAATGTGCAAGAGGATCAGTATCAAATATCTGCTACCTATTCAGTGAATATGAATATCACCATGGATCAACAATCGTACCTGAGGGGATCAACTTGAAGACCAGCCAGAAGGGACTCACGTGCTTCCTGATATCGCTCCAGCTGCATATGCAAGGAAACACGATCCAATGGTTACCCCAACAGATGATAATAAGGGAGGACTGATAAAAGTTGTTGAATTTATGTCTTAAGGACTCTCAGATCAGCTATTGTCCTCTTAAAGGTAGCCTGTCCATAATAAAGTGATAAAGCAACATGACATTACAGAAGCATATTTCTGGTAAGAATACTGAACTTCTTTCTGCTTGGACAAAATTAGAACTTATATATTGTAAGTCATGACAATATGAAAAATAACTGTATTACAAAGCATATAATTACAATGCAGATCTGTAGAACAAAATATCATGGAAACAGATATGTAGGAGATAATTGCACGAATGGTGCGAGAATAGTGTGCTCTGTCTTCTCTGCTTTTGCAAATTCCCACCAGTACATTGTAATTTGGCAGACTGCGGCACGTACAATGTTCTTCCAAATTTTGGTGCGTAATTACCACCTTATATTTTTGGATCAGGTGGACAGATCTTAAACTCAACTCATGtgaaagaaaatgaaaataaagtGCAGGAATAAATAATTTTGAAGTACTGGTGGTGGTGGGAGTCTGCAAGAGCGCAAAACTAGAGGTATAATCAATGGAACAGTTTAAATGAGTAAAGATACAGTGTGAGGCTAAATAACCAAAACGTCAACCAAGTCAACCAAAGTTCTCCTGCAAATCCCAATAAATTATCCTAGATGGTGAAAAGTTACGGCTAAATTGAATTATACTATCCAGGCATAAGCATTGGTGTTGTCCCCATGAAATAATGCTGAAGCTAAGATATATAAAAAGAACAAAAGTAAAGTTTCAGGGTGTTACCAGAATAAGTGCGTATGCCTTGAGAAGATATGGCCTAGGAGAATTACCGTGGGTAGTTACTACCTTCTCTGCATCCTTCAGTGCTAACTGCAGCAAAATTTACTTACAAAATAATAAGAATTAATGATCCATACATTCACTTAATTTTCACATCTGAATTTCACATCGGTGAGAAAGACCTTTTTAGCTACTCATACCTCTGCATGTGTTGTAGGATCAAGGCCATTCAATGGCTGGTACTCTGAGTCGGCTGCTGATCTCTCCCTCAGAACTTGACTTATCCTGCCATAAAAGCAGCCACGAAAGGGCCATGAATACAGACCAAGTATTTCAATATGGATTTCTGAGCAGTAGCATAACTGCTTACCTATATTGCATAAGAATGACATTAATATAACATTGTGAAGGAACTTACAAACAGAAAGCAGAACTTCGATTGCTAAGGATAATCGGATCTCCTGATCTCAAATTGTGAGCTTTAGAATAAAATGAAATAGCCTGAAACAGAACCATATCAAGCATCATAAACAATGAAGTCAACAGATAGAGTAATCAAGTTTGTGCAAGTGAATGGGGAACAGTGGTGGGGATTGGCCGAGGATCGGTAAGTCTGATACCAAGTTGTCACGGTCCTAGGCCGATGAACATGAAAGGGTTGGGGGTACAGCTCCAAGGAGGGAAGCTTGGCCGGCCATGGTGCCAGGGATGACAGGGAGGGAAGGTGGGGGATGGAGATTAGATCTTTACTAGTTTATTCTCATTTGTTCCATAATCCTTATGGGGTACATGGTGTCCCCTTTATAGGGAAGATTCGACTTGAAGCCTAAGAATAGAATCTCAACTTTCCTAACAAACCATGTCTCTGTCTTCCTAACTGAACCATATCTTTCGTAACTAAATAGATAAAAAAGGgtagcccggtgcatgtagctcccgcttgcgcagggtcagGGAAAGGGTCCGACcattttgggtctattgtacgcagcctttccctacatttctgtaagaggctgtttccaggacttgaacccgtgacctcatggtcacaaggcagcagctttacaactgcgccaaggctccccttctttTGTAACTAAATAGATATCCTTACTAATTACCTATAATGGAATAAGGGATGAGATACGCACGTTTCACAATGAATATCTCAGAAAAGTAAAAGATATAAATGACAAGAAAAATGACTGCCAGCGCTAAGATAAATAAAACTAGATGTCATTTTAACATTTGAGTCAGGTAAGGAGGTAATATTATTCGAATATTGAGAACTAAGCGCTAGCTCAGTGGCTAGAGCCCACGGTGGTGGTTTCACCCACCCGTGTTTGAGTCCGCGCAAAGCGGATTCCGCTGGGGTGTTATCCAGAGGTATTTCTGCACAGTGGTCTCATATCCTATCTAACTAACGGACAGTTAGCAAGGGATTCTTCCCCCTTTAGCCAATGTTTTAATATTGTTCGAATATTTATGCAGTGAAGCAACAATAGTCGAAACCTTTACTGGGTTTTGTCCATAGTTACAGAAAGTTATCATAGTCGAATGAGGCAGTGCCCTACCGGCTCCATGACAACAAGAATGTCCAAAATAGAAGGACTAGAACATGTAAAACCGCAAACATCTAATGTCCCAAAGAGACAAGCCTCATTAGTTACTAAATCAACCATTCCTGTAATTAAGAAAAATCTGACATTATCAGCAAGCATCATAAACTGATGTGAGCCATTCGGAATGGCTCGACGGCCCTGTTTTGGGAGGATTGCTGGATTAATGGGCAGCCGGTCCGCGAGCTCGCACCCCTGCTCTACCAGTGCATCCCCAAACGGCGACCTAAAGCGAGAACGGTGGCGGAAGGGCTCGCCGGGTCCTCGGTCTTCACGAGATCGGCCAATACCTACTGCTTTGGCAGATTGTGCACCGCACGATCCTCTCGAACGAGCCAGACCGGCTGCTCTGGAAGTGGACGGCCAACGGCATCTACTCGGCGCAGTCATGTTATGCGGCCACTTTCCAGGGATCTACGCGGTGCCCCTCCTGGAAGTTGGTTTGGAAAAGCTGGGCGCCGCCACAGGTAAAATTCTTCAACTGGTTGGCCAACCAAGATCGCTGCTGGATGGCAGAAAGGCTTGCGCGGCTCGGACTGCAGCATCACCCCAGATGTCTCTTTGCGACCAGGCCACGGAAACAATACAACACCTGCTCCTGGCCTGCCCCTTTGCTCGACAAACTTGGCATACAATCCTGGACTGGTTGCGCATGCGGATCCAGGCACCAGATCAGGAACCCACTGTCATGGAATGGTGGCTGCGGGCGAAGGAGCATATGCCGCCGACGCATTGAAAGGCCCTCGATTCCATCGCCTTGCTCATTCCCTGGATGATATGGAAGCACAGGAATGCATGTGTCTACGACAATGCGACGCCCTCCATCGATTCGCTAGTTGATAGGATCAAAGGCGAGGCCCGATGTTGGGCAAAGGCAGGAGCCCAGGGGCTTAGGGTTGTTCTGCCAACATCCTGGGATGTCCATTGATCGGGCTCATGACATTGTAAAACTCACCTCCTAGGAGGATTGTTCTCTCATCTATCTTTCCAACGAAATGAAACGCGAGCGTTTTCTCGAAAAATTGACTAACTAACATGAACACAGTATTTCCTTTACGGTGCTGCTACAAAAGATATTTCAGCATGCCGCACTAAATTTTCTGTTCGCATCACACCATTCACCAATTCAGGCACTCGTGCATCAACATACAAAACTAAGCCGCCCGTAGCCCTGTTACATCTTATACATGCACGTGCCCTAGTCAGTCCCAATCCAGTTCCCACCCTCTCCCGATAACTGAAGCTGCTGCCGTCAAACCATCGGACACCGTCGGGTGCAATCGGGCTACACAGGACGAAGAGAGTGGGCAAGTTAGTGGATTACCTCGTCGAAGCGGCGCTCCCGGAAGGCGCGGGCGCCACACTGTGCGAGGTCGAACACCTCGCGGTGCTTGACCAGTGGCATCTCCATCTTGTCATCGCTCTCCAACTGCGCGGCACCACGAGAAGGGAAATCCAGTTCAAATTCAATCAAGTAAAAAGGAAAACCTTCTCCCTTCAAGGGAAGCGAATCAGACGCACCGATGGGAAATCCTCGACTACGAGCGCGGCGGAAAAGGAGGCGCTCAGCGTTACCATTTGGGAATCGCGGTGGGAGTAGGGATTGTATTTGGGGAACGGGGGTTTGGCGAGCAAGGGGATTGGAGTTTGGACTTTGGGAAGGTGGTGGTGATGGGGGAGGATGCTGCGTTCGTGCGCCGATGCCCAGTGGTTTTTgcgcggccacggccacggccacgaagacagaagtggatcctctaacatcCTCAAGGATGTCATGAAACTACAGTGAAATACGTGTGTAAAGGGACATCAGGGTTACTGCAGTAACATTATGCGAATTTACTGTAGCATGtacaaaaaataaatcaaaaaataattttatttcatcaTA is a genomic window containing:
- the LOC123091904 gene encoding LON peptidase N-terminal domain and RING finger protein 3 isoform X2 — its product is MLEDPLLSSWPWPWPRKNHWASAHERSILPHHHHLPKVQTPIPLLAKPPFPKYNPYSHRDSQMVTLSASFSAALVVEDFPSLESDDKMEMPLVKHREVFDLAQCGARAFRERRFDEAISFYSKAHNLRSGDPIILSNRSSAFCLISQVLRERSAADSEYQPLNGLDPTTHAELALKDAEKVVTTHGNSPRPYLLKAYALILLERYQEARESLLAGLQVDPLSHILQTCLSDLDRNTNAAAGARCPRLDRTDDFECTLCFKLLFEPVTTPCGHTFCRSCLHQSMDHGNKCPMCRTVLFIGPRTYPISVTLSNIIQKNFPEEYAERRSEHENMTYAGIDLMPLFVMDVVLPCQKMALNIFEPRYRLMVRRIMEGSHRMGMVAIDSATGTVADCGCEVEILECEPLPDGRFYLEVEGSRRFRILRSWDEDGYRVAEIEWFQDVSLPEGSQERRDLIERANEASELARTYIRRTRETIRPDP
- the LOC123091904 gene encoding LON peptidase N-terminal domain and RING finger protein 1 isoform X1; this translates as MLEDPLLSSWPWPWPRKNHWASAHERSILPHHHHLPKVQTPIPLLAKPPFPKYNPYSHRDSQMVTLSASFSAALVVEDFPSLESDDKMEMPLVKHREVFDLAQCGARAFRERRFDEAISFYSKAHNLRSGDPIILSNRSSAFCLISQVLRERSAADSEYQPLNGLDPTTHAELALKDAEKVVTTHGNSPRPYLLKAYALILLERYQEARESLLAGLQVDPLSHILQTCLSDLDRNTNAAAGARCPRLDRTDDFECTLCFKLLFEPVTTPCGHTFCRSCLHQSMDHGNKCPMCRTVLFIGPRTYPISVTLSNIIQKNFPEEYAERRSEHENMTYAGIDLMPLFVMDVVLPCQKMALNIFEPRYRLMVRRIMEGSHRMGMVAIDSATGTVADCGCEVEILECEPLPDGRFYLEVEGSRRFRILRSWDEDGYRVAEIEWFQDVSLPEGSQERRDLIERANEASELARTYIRRTRETIRPVGRARHFDLESIPGPRDPEKFSFWLVNLINLRPSDKLELLRLCDTRERISLSLRLLGNAEQGCRVQ